A single Nostoc sp. PCC 7107 DNA region contains:
- the psbM gene encoding photosystem II reaction center protein PsbM, whose amino-acid sequence MQVNDLGFVASILFVLVPSVFLLILYIQTASREGKKDS is encoded by the coding sequence ATGCAAGTTAATGACTTAGGGTTCGTAGCGAGCATTCTGTTCGTATTAGTTCCCTCTGTGTTTTTATTAATTCTGTACATCCAAACAGCCAGCCGCGAAGGTAAAAAAGATAGTTAA
- a CDS encoding 2Fe-2S iron-sulfur cluster-binding protein gives MGNIKFVKEDKEVIAANGANLRLKAVENGIDLYTLFGKMTNCGGYGQCGTCVVEIVEGLENLSPRTEVENRKFKKKPENYRLACQTVVHGPVSVVTKP, from the coding sequence ATGGGTAATATCAAATTTGTTAAAGAGGATAAAGAAGTCATAGCAGCAAATGGTGCTAACTTGCGGCTTAAAGCGGTGGAGAATGGGATTGATTTGTATACACTATTTGGCAAAATGACCAATTGCGGTGGCTATGGTCAGTGTGGTACGTGCGTTGTTGAGATAGTGGAAGGTTTAGAAAATCTTTCCCCGCGTACAGAGGTAGAAAACCGCAAATTTAAGAAAAAACCAGAAAATTACCGCCTCGCCTGTCAAACTGTAGTACACGGCCCTGTTAGTGTGGTGACAAAACCTTAA
- a CDS encoding photosystem II reaction center protein K produces MEAALLLAKLPEAYQIFDPLVDVLPVIPVFFLLLAFVWQAAVGFR; encoded by the coding sequence ATGGAAGCAGCACTGTTATTAGCCAAATTGCCTGAAGCGTACCAAATTTTCGATCCTCTGGTAGACGTTCTTCCAGTAATTCCTGTTTTCTTCTTGTTACTTGCTTTCGTGTGGCAAGCAGCAGTCGGATTTAGGTAA
- a CDS encoding phage holin family protein, translated as MNAIVTLLIVWVVTSISLLIISKLPLGVEVDSPKKAFISAAVLGIVTAIIRPILRLIFAVPNFLTFDLLSGIFTFMIAVVCFSIAAWLVEGFRLRFGIWSAVLGALTLTFINSLIYKLLGV; from the coding sequence ATGAATGCAATTGTGACGCTTTTAATTGTTTGGGTCGTAACATCTATCAGCTTGCTGATTATTAGTAAACTCCCCCTAGGAGTTGAAGTTGACTCACCAAAAAAAGCCTTTATTTCGGCAGCAGTTCTCGGTATTGTTACGGCGATCATCAGACCAATTTTACGCCTGATCTTTGCAGTACCAAATTTTCTTACTTTTGATTTATTATCCGGCATCTTTACCTTTATGATTGCCGTTGTTTGTTTTAGTATTGCTGCTTGGTTAGTCGAAGGCTTTCGGTTACGCTTTGGTATCTGGAGCGCTGTGTTAGGTGCGTTGACTTTGACTTTCATCAACAGCTTAATCTACAAGTTATTAGGTGTCTGA
- a CDS encoding biopolymer transporter ExbD, giving the protein MKVNLHTPVEEVQIQIIPLIDVVFCILTFFLLAALQFTRQQAINVDLPKASTGTAASVAGQNSTQIVTIDAVGNTYIEKQPVKREELAERLRQYLQQNPNGILVLNASRTATYNDVVETLDLLRQVGGDRVSLGIIPGPNQPSVSQPNLPTEPYIPTNPGVPPAPVPEINPQGNFDPNIPVNPNQILPSGEGVVPAVPNAPGSTNSAPKR; this is encoded by the coding sequence ATGAAAGTTAATCTGCATACTCCTGTTGAAGAAGTACAAATTCAAATCATCCCTTTAATTGATGTTGTTTTTTGTATTCTGACATTTTTTTTATTAGCAGCATTGCAATTTACTCGCCAACAAGCTATTAACGTTGATTTACCCAAAGCTTCTACAGGTACAGCGGCTAGTGTGGCAGGACAAAATAGTACCCAAATTGTGACTATTGATGCTGTTGGTAATACTTACATCGAAAAACAACCCGTAAAACGAGAGGAATTGGCAGAGAGACTAAGGCAATATCTCCAACAAAATCCTAACGGGATTTTGGTGTTAAATGCTTCAAGAACTGCAACCTATAATGATGTCGTTGAGACATTAGATTTATTACGACAAGTAGGAGGCGATCGCGTTTCTTTAGGAATTATCCCAGGGCCTAATCAACCTTCAGTTTCTCAACCTAATTTGCCAACAGAACCCTATATTCCCACTAATCCTGGAGTTCCACCCGCACCAGTCCCAGAAATTAATCCACAGGGGAATTTTGACCCCAATATCCCTGTTAACCCTAACCAAATACTGCCATCTGGAGAAGGTGTGGTTCCTGCTGTACCTAATGCACCAGGAAGTACTAATTCTGCTCCAAAAAGATAA
- a CDS encoding MotA/TolQ/ExbB proton channel family protein, with protein sequence MDILDLFQKGGPAMWPLAVLSILALSVILERLWFWLRILNQEKETVNRVLDAAQENWDIAADIAKQATDQPIGRFLYAPLRLLKVDLETFRLALEASAEDELAGMRRGEKLLEAVIALSPLLGLLGTVLGLIQSLRSIRIGDLGTESTAGVTTGIGESLISTATGLIVAIVSLVFYRLFQSFLVNQVKIFRKAGNELELLYRQSPPEFSKSTSIVPEASRETVNPPRKKSKNLFPQPPEEPNVTDSLDSE encoded by the coding sequence GTGGATATTTTAGATCTGTTTCAAAAGGGTGGGCCAGCGATGTGGCCTTTGGCAGTTCTGTCAATTCTGGCTTTAAGTGTAATTTTAGAGCGTCTGTGGTTTTGGTTGCGGATTTTAAATCAAGAAAAGGAAACAGTTAACCGTGTGCTAGACGCAGCCCAAGAAAATTGGGATATAGCAGCCGATATTGCCAAACAAGCCACAGACCAGCCAATTGGGCGATTTCTCTACGCACCTTTACGCTTATTAAAAGTTGATTTAGAAACTTTTCGTTTAGCACTGGAAGCCTCAGCAGAAGACGAATTAGCCGGGATGCGTCGTGGTGAAAAACTTTTAGAAGCAGTGATTGCACTATCTCCACTTTTGGGGTTGTTGGGTACTGTGTTGGGTTTGATTCAGTCTTTGCGCTCAATTCGCATTGGGGATTTAGGCACAGAATCAACAGCTGGGGTAACTACGGGGATTGGGGAATCCCTTATTAGTACTGCTACAGGGTTAATAGTAGCGATTGTTAGCTTGGTATTTTATCGCCTATTTCAAAGTTTTTTGGTTAACCAAGTCAAAATTTTCCGCAAGGCGGGGAATGAGTTGGAATTACTCTACCGCCAATCTCCACCAGAATTTAGTAAGAGTACATCAATTGTGCCTGAAGCTTCCCGCGAAACTGTTAATCCACCCCGAAAAAAATCTAAAAATCTATTTCCTCAACCTCCAGAAGAACCAAATGTGACTGATTCATTAGATTCTGAGTAA
- a CDS encoding class I SAM-dependent methyltransferase: MTAAVQNSPNWAVHLVNGILAIKPLAKIAKHQARQMMIKRAEKIGVPWTKAVEKLQERDWSTDLAQVENPQLAYPEYYTTSFHAYDNGNLSWLAAFEVEPAAHAVHAKIWPGAEAQGDRQLRQSYHNILKPLLSQEPRDILDIGCSVGLSTFALQEVYLQAKVTGLDLSPYFLAVANYRAQQHQANINWVHAAAESTGLPDKSFDLVSLFLICHELPQAPTKQIFAEARRLLRPGGHLAIMDMNPKSEIYKKMPAYILTLLKSTEPYLDEYFSLDIEQALIDAGFQRPTITSNSPRHRTVIAQVRD; the protein is encoded by the coding sequence ATGACCGCTGCTGTACAAAACTCTCCTAATTGGGCTGTTCACTTGGTAAACGGCATTCTGGCAATTAAGCCTCTAGCTAAAATTGCCAAGCACCAAGCCCGGCAAATGATGATTAAACGCGCTGAAAAAATTGGTGTACCTTGGACAAAAGCAGTAGAGAAACTACAAGAGCGTGATTGGTCAACTGATTTAGCCCAAGTAGAAAATCCTCAGCTTGCTTATCCAGAATATTACACCACCTCATTTCATGCTTACGACAATGGCAATCTAAGTTGGTTGGCGGCTTTTGAAGTAGAACCTGCTGCCCATGCTGTTCACGCTAAAATTTGGCCTGGTGCTGAAGCCCAAGGCGATCGCCAACTCCGCCAAAGCTATCATAATATTCTCAAGCCCCTTTTATCTCAGGAACCACGGGACATTCTAGATATAGGATGTAGTGTGGGATTAAGTACCTTTGCTTTGCAGGAAGTTTATCTCCAAGCCAAAGTTACAGGCTTAGATTTATCTCCCTATTTCCTGGCTGTTGCCAACTACCGCGCCCAGCAGCATCAAGCTAATATTAATTGGGTTCATGCCGCCGCGGAATCAACAGGGCTACCAGATAAGTCTTTTGATTTAGTTTCGCTGTTTCTCATTTGCCATGAATTACCCCAAGCACCAACCAAGCAAATTTTTGCGGAAGCGCGGCGGCTGTTGCGTCCCGGCGGTCACTTGGCAATTATGGATATGAATCCCAAATCGGAAATTTACAAAAAAATGCCAGCCTACATTTTGACGCTGCTCAAAAGTACTGAACCATATTTAGATGAGTACTTCTCTTTGGATATTGAGCAAGCTTTGATTGATGCAGGTTTCCAACGCCCCACAATTACCAGCAATAGCCCGCGTCACCGGACTGTAATTGCCCAGGTGCGTGACTAA
- a CDS encoding PrsW family intramembrane metalloprotease, whose product MTNLGLLLWAAIPPLLFLGYYYYRVAFAPALPRLLLFFIAGAISGGVALGLEWVAEIAFNSIVNWQQIQRSLLGAALRQIIEIGPVEEGCKLIAVIIPTIYLQRRYWLRSSSILLFTIAVALGFTAEENWVYFYYGTASFLDRSIGTLVHAMFSAPWGYALGIYLASTLRRNCRRQLILSAFINSVICHALVNVLSIAWRYSAPVNFLSYGLFPFLLWMFWRLEQLLRRGQNQHPIILISGHTPQHRAWQRGLIVFALILGGNAIFGLFLLARILSPLSWSQLFYPEIWQFILSRFLLNLCFAIVAWLIYLYLRNSLVKPLCNFALNSAYLCVKQLRI is encoded by the coding sequence GTGACTAATTTAGGCTTACTGCTGTGGGCAGCAATTCCACCACTGTTATTTTTAGGTTATTACTATTATCGTGTTGCCTTTGCTCCGGCTTTACCACGTTTGTTGTTGTTTTTTATCGCCGGAGCAATTTCTGGTGGTGTTGCCCTCGGCTTAGAATGGGTGGCAGAAATAGCATTTAACTCCATTGTAAATTGGCAACAAATCCAGCGATCGCTTTTGGGTGCAGCCCTACGCCAAATTATAGAAATTGGGCCAGTTGAAGAAGGCTGCAAGTTAATTGCAGTTATTATCCCGACAATCTATCTTCAACGCAGGTATTGGCTACGCAGCAGTAGTATTTTGCTATTTACTATCGCGGTAGCTTTAGGTTTTACCGCCGAAGAAAACTGGGTTTACTTTTACTACGGTACAGCATCCTTTCTTGACCGGAGTATCGGTACGCTAGTTCATGCGATGTTTTCTGCACCTTGGGGTTATGCTTTAGGCATTTATCTTGCTTCTACTCTCCGCAGAAATTGCCGCAGACAGTTGATTTTGTCAGCTTTCATTAATTCGGTAATCTGTCATGCGCTGGTGAATGTTTTATCTATTGCTTGGCGTTATTCCGCACCAGTCAACTTTCTCAGCTATGGTTTATTTCCCTTTTTATTGTGGATGTTTTGGCGATTAGAACAATTACTGCGAAGAGGACAAAACCAACATCCAATAATCTTGATTTCTGGTCACACACCCCAACATCGTGCTTGGCAAAGAGGCTTAATAGTATTCGCCCTCATCCTTGGTGGAAATGCGATTTTTGGACTGTTTCTTTTAGCCAGAATTCTTAGCCCTTTGAGTTGGTCACAGCTTTTTTATCCAGAAATTTGGCAATTTATCTTGAGTCGCTTTTTATTGAATTTATGTTTTGCAATTGTGGCGTGGCTCATTTATCTCTATTTACGCAATTCATTAGTCAAACCTCTGTGTAATTTTGCGCTAAACTCCGCGTACCTTTGCGTTAAACAATTGAGAATTTAG
- a CDS encoding tetratricopeptide repeat protein has product MDAEAALAWLETIIPAQTGERLSDLQKVILGQVWLGRKYLDIAHAYGCTEGHVKDVSSQLWKLLSQVLREKITKSNCRATLERVLRKTAAISGVIDNLPSPPQTVPQQEDTNFIGRQEAIAHLNTLVNQGAKVIVIQGEGGLGKTTLAQQYLQNQGFDLVLELLMAKETQNITSVERVVEEWLKQDFGEEPGVEFGVTLGRLKRQLHNRRMGVLIDNLEPALDQQGKLISPHRNYVELLRVLADARVQSVTLITSRDRLCEPGLNVHHYRLPGLDQSAWLKFFSHRGLTINLCTLQQIHRTYSGNAKAMGILCGAMQEDFGGDMCLYWQENHADPLAATDLKNLAVSQINRLQTLDPQAYRLLCRLGCYRYQDIPSIPSPGLFCLLWDVPPAEHRQIIASLRNRSLIECNQGEYWLHPVIQSEAIARLRNSDEWEITHHKAAEFWTASVPKIATFQDALQALEAYYHYIEINEFELAGKVILKSRHNQWQQFLPLGSTLYRMGLIQPILAAIIQVVNNIEDEQNITELYNILGDLYWINGKINQAIACQEKTITLATQALKSFVPHSENKHKVYYLRMLEVDSLLSIGLYKIDLWELAAAVELFQRVIYLAQNSEHHRWAEKASVCLALVNSYLGFCDSAYNLADVAYQNIANEKLLKTGRFAYFMQILGQTYLNLGDFSKANQMFHQALTFAEAGHYMQVKAKTLNGLAEIYRQQADYQLALAHHTEAIELLDKIGAKCDLAQAYFQLGLTYQKLAKADVSQMYFHQAIQLFTEIQAPKQVVKVATIAGGYSD; this is encoded by the coding sequence ATGGACGCTGAAGCAGCATTAGCATGGTTAGAAACCATAATTCCTGCTCAGACCGGGGAACGGTTGAGCGATTTGCAAAAAGTTATTCTTGGGCAGGTGTGGTTGGGGAGAAAATATTTAGATATTGCCCATGCTTACGGTTGTACGGAAGGTCATGTTAAGGATGTTAGTTCACAGTTATGGAAGTTGTTGTCTCAGGTATTGCGAGAGAAGATTACTAAAAGTAACTGTCGCGCTACTTTAGAACGGGTTCTGAGAAAAACTGCGGCTATTTCAGGTGTGATTGATAACTTACCATCGCCGCCACAAACTGTTCCACAACAAGAGGATACTAATTTTATTGGACGACAAGAAGCGATCGCTCACCTAAATACTCTGGTAAATCAAGGTGCGAAAGTAATTGTTATCCAAGGTGAGGGAGGGTTAGGTAAAACTACTCTCGCCCAACAATATCTGCAAAATCAGGGTTTTGACTTGGTTTTAGAACTTTTGATGGCGAAGGAAACCCAAAATATTACCTCGGTGGAACGAGTTGTCGAGGAATGGCTAAAACAAGACTTTGGGGAAGAACCAGGGGTAGAGTTTGGGGTAACGTTGGGACGACTCAAGCGCCAACTCCATAATCGGCGGATGGGGGTGTTAATTGACAATCTCGAACCTGCATTAGATCAACAAGGAAAGTTGATTTCGCCGCACCGCAACTATGTAGAATTGCTGCGGGTTTTAGCTGATGCGCGGGTGCAGTCTGTGACTTTGATTACTAGCCGCGATCGCCTGTGTGAACCTGGGTTAAATGTACATCATTATCGGCTTCCAGGTTTAGATCAAAGTGCATGGCTGAAGTTTTTTAGTCACCGTGGGTTAACTATTAACCTTTGTACTTTGCAACAAATACATCGTACTTACAGCGGTAATGCTAAAGCAATGGGTATTCTCTGCGGTGCAATGCAAGAGGATTTTGGCGGTGATATGTGCCTTTATTGGCAAGAAAATCACGCTGATCCTTTAGCCGCCACGGATTTAAAAAATTTAGCGGTGAGTCAAATTAATCGTCTGCAAACCCTAGACCCCCAAGCTTACCGCCTACTTTGCCGTTTGGGTTGTTATCGTTACCAAGATATACCAAGCATTCCCTCTCCAGGACTGTTTTGTTTACTATGGGATGTTCCACCTGCTGAACATCGTCAAATCATTGCTTCTCTGAGAAATCGCTCGTTAATAGAGTGCAATCAAGGTGAATATTGGCTACATCCAGTCATTCAATCCGAGGCGATCGCGCGGTTACGCAATAGTGATGAGTGGGAAATTACTCACCACAAAGCCGCAGAATTTTGGACAGCGAGTGTTCCTAAAATTGCCACTTTTCAAGATGCTTTACAAGCACTGGAAGCCTATTATCACTATATAGAAATTAATGAATTTGAGTTAGCTGGTAAAGTTATTCTCAAGAGTCGCCATAATCAATGGCAACAGTTTTTACCACTTGGTAGTACTTTATATCGTATGGGATTAATTCAGCCTATTTTGGCTGCAATTATTCAAGTGGTGAATAATATTGAAGATGAACAAAATATTACTGAATTATACAATATATTGGGTGATTTATATTGGATAAATGGGAAAATTAATCAGGCGATCGCTTGTCAAGAAAAGACTATCACTCTGGCAACACAAGCACTTAAATCATTTGTTCCTCATTCAGAAAATAAACATAAGGTTTACTATCTGCGAATGTTGGAAGTAGATTCTCTTTTAAGCATTGGTCTATATAAAATAGATTTGTGGGAACTAGCAGCCGCTGTAGAGTTATTTCAACGAGTCATTTACCTAGCGCAAAATAGTGAGCATCATCGCTGGGCAGAAAAAGCTTCGGTATGTTTAGCTTTAGTTAATTCTTATTTAGGTTTTTGTGATTCTGCATATAATTTAGCAGATGTAGCATATCAAAATATTGCCAACGAAAAACTTCTCAAGACGGGAAGATTTGCTTATTTTATGCAGATTTTAGGGCAAACATATCTCAATTTAGGTGATTTTTCTAAAGCTAATCAAATGTTTCATCAAGCATTGACTTTTGCTGAAGCAGGTCATTATATGCAGGTCAAAGCAAAAACACTCAATGGTTTAGCAGAAATTTATCGCCAACAAGCAGATTATCAATTAGCTCTTGCTCATCATACAGAAGCAATTGAACTTTTAGATAAAATCGGTGCTAAATGTGACTTAGCCCAAGCTTATTTTCAATTAGGTTTAACTTATCAAAAACTGGCAAAGGCTGATGTCAGCCAAATGTATTTTCATCAAGCAATTCAGTTATTTACAGAAATCCAAGCCCCAAAACAAGTTGTGAAAGTAGCTACCATTGCAGGTGGTTATAGTGATTGA
- a CDS encoding pentapeptide repeat-containing protein — translation MDNQELLSRYAAGERDFSNVNLVQVCLTNANLIGAHLEGAHLIGANLKGANLTHAHISQAKLNQATLADARMIEVCLTSAEMVGADLSGADLTNANLSGADLSYVKLGGANLKGANLGKTNLTGADLRGADLTGANLKGAKLRKADLDGADLDQADLRGADIYEANMRRTELAGTMMPDGKVHD, via the coding sequence ATGGATAATCAAGAACTTTTGAGCCGTTATGCAGCAGGAGAAAGGGACTTTAGTAACGTCAACTTAGTTCAGGTCTGCCTGACTAATGCAAATTTGATTGGCGCACACCTAGAGGGAGCGCACTTGATTGGTGCAAACTTAAAGGGAGCGAATCTGACTCATGCACATATTAGTCAAGCGAAATTGAATCAGGCAACCCTTGCTGATGCGCGAATGATTGAAGTGTGCTTAACTAGTGCAGAAATGGTTGGTGCAGACCTGAGTGGCGCAGACTTAACTAACGCAAATCTAAGTGGTGCAGATTTGAGCTATGTCAAACTAGGTGGAGCTAACTTGAAGGGAGCAAACTTAGGTAAGACGAATCTTACTGGAGCTGATCTTAGGGGAGCGGATCTGACTGGAGCTAACTTAAAGGGGGCAAAGCTCCGTAAGGCAGACCTAGACGGAGCTGATCTAGATCAAGCAGATTTAAGAGGCGCAGATATCTACGAGGCCAATATGCGGAGAACCGAATTGGCAGGAACAATGATGCCTGATGGCAAAGTTCACGACTGA
- a CDS encoding isoprenyl transferase has protein sequence MNFPHDLNPEKIPQHVAVIMDGNGRWATSRGLPRIAGHRQGAKTLKQLLRYCKDWGIKALTAYAFSTENWQRPIEEVDFLMRLIERFLRRELAQMHQEGIKISFIGDLSALPPSLQKQIAHSMIETSNNQAIHFTLAVNYGSRNEITRACRQVAELVEQGKINAAAVNETLIEQHLYTVDTPAPDLLIRTSGEMRLSNFLLWQMAYTEMYFADVLWPDFDQEAFHQALLSYQQRDRRFGKVKPLFSA, from the coding sequence ATGAATTTCCCCCACGACCTCAACCCCGAAAAAATCCCCCAACACGTAGCCGTCATTATGGATGGTAACGGTAGATGGGCAACCAGCCGAGGACTACCCCGCATAGCCGGACATCGCCAAGGGGCAAAAACCCTCAAACAACTATTACGTTACTGCAAAGATTGGGGAATTAAAGCCCTCACCGCCTACGCCTTCTCTACCGAAAATTGGCAACGTCCCATTGAAGAAGTAGACTTTCTTATGCGCTTAATTGAGCGATTTCTGCGCCGGGAATTAGCGCAAATGCACCAAGAAGGCATCAAAATTTCCTTTATTGGTGATTTATCAGCCTTACCTCCATCTCTGCAAAAACAAATAGCGCATTCAATGATAGAGACATCCAATAATCAAGCAATTCATTTTACCCTTGCTGTCAATTACGGTAGCCGCAACGAAATTACTAGAGCCTGTCGTCAAGTAGCAGAACTCGTGGAACAAGGCAAAATCAATGCAGCCGCAGTTAATGAAACCCTGATAGAACAACACCTCTACACAGTAGACACTCCCGCACCCGATTTACTGATTCGGACTAGTGGAGAGATGCGGTTGAGTAATTTTCTACTGTGGCAAATGGCGTATACAGAGATGTACTTTGCTGATGTTCTCTGGCCTGATTTTGATCAAGAAGCGTTTCATCAGGCTTTGTTGAGTTACCAACAACGCGATCGCCGTTTTGGTAAAGTCAAACCTCTATTTTCAGCCTAA
- the cas10 gene encoding type III-B CRISPR-associated protein Cas10/Cmr2: MNDESRTRIITALAWCLAWDKRHNLNQDELSTLHQMRQALQKGQDVPESIKPFVQQAQRLYETFKDCTPKTLNELKGKEDYLKLWEDKIRIGLVYGGATKIKQYVFEAAKLHDIRGASALLDQINLVDLRIFFADYCEESLSLITVTLIEDIEKWLDTNFPNLRKALIPELIIYSTGGNILAFCPAAFVDDLANAIEKRYTHETLTANSCAVGDTFKLLEFRFGLLQDKIEDTFWFDEYENNQGNSIVQAYFDQSEVSDPFERFQNRKNFNELVGKLANQFTQRRNGNKLPKKEPTDKERLSRCYPPIFETHPYLQRDESDRRSAIMRVELPNSSFLSEPLARKRLVGEIAKRESSHDWYDKANLEWRPFDIWIPSWVNKFEDFLNKDKNQQLANRYYGNVNEKVEEARSLREIASASKPSGFVAYIYADGNNMGGYIRQKIKTPQDYRLFSEDIFEATEQSVYKALAQYLHPYQYTPDAKSSRTNKEPVWIHPFEIITIGGDDVLLVVPANKALEISKAIGDEFEEHLWRTGRYSLEPTTPNLLAHRYTTENVPPVSKCLLSMSTGVLITAQDTPIYYADKLVSQLLKSAKKYAKELKKDHKYYGGTVDFLVMKAVTMISSNIKEFREQGLIKNKDGESKLKLYASPYTLYELGGLIETAKAFKKAEFPRSQLYQIRSLLERGKRTAILNYRYFRIRLTNEAAKQELKDKFESAWCDALTNNGNIAPWLSDIASIRRNLLLLIFLEALPPEEFRTHYVVLTLLKKYTYETIWRELVDLYPFIAEETESLTEKATTPEVS, encoded by the coding sequence ATGAATGACGAATCTCGCACGCGCATAATTACTGCTCTAGCCTGGTGTCTCGCTTGGGACAAAAGGCACAATCTCAATCAGGATGAACTCAGTACCCTGCATCAAATGCGACAGGCATTGCAAAAAGGGCAGGATGTACCAGAAAGCATAAAACCTTTTGTTCAACAGGCACAGCGCCTATATGAGACTTTTAAAGACTGTACTCCCAAAACACTGAATGAGTTAAAAGGAAAGGAGGATTACTTAAAACTTTGGGAGGATAAAATACGCATTGGCTTAGTTTATGGTGGTGCGACAAAGATTAAACAATATGTTTTTGAAGCAGCGAAGCTTCATGATATACGTGGTGCTTCAGCACTGCTTGACCAGATAAATTTGGTTGATTTACGTATATTTTTTGCTGATTATTGTGAGGAAAGTTTAAGTTTAATTACTGTAACTTTAATTGAGGATATCGAGAAGTGGCTAGATACTAATTTTCCTAATTTAAGAAAAGCTTTAATTCCTGAGCTAATTATTTATTCTACAGGTGGTAATATTCTGGCATTTTGTCCAGCAGCATTTGTTGATGATTTAGCGAATGCTATTGAAAAACGCTATACTCATGAAACTTTAACAGCTAATTCCTGTGCCGTTGGGGATACTTTTAAGTTATTAGAATTTCGATTTGGTTTGTTGCAAGACAAAATAGAAGATACTTTCTGGTTTGATGAGTACGAGAATAACCAAGGAAATTCCATAGTCCAAGCTTATTTTGACCAGTCAGAAGTTAGCGATCCTTTTGAAAGGTTCCAAAATCGTAAGAATTTTAACGAGCTGGTGGGAAAATTAGCAAATCAGTTCACACAAAGACGCAACGGTAATAAACTACCCAAAAAAGAACCAACAGACAAAGAACGTCTAAGTCGCTGCTATCCACCGATATTTGAAACTCATCCATATCTGCAACGGGATGAAAGCGATCGCCGTTCTGCAATTATGAGAGTAGAGTTACCAAATAGTAGTTTTTTGTCGGAACCTCTGGCGCGAAAACGCTTGGTAGGAGAGATTGCTAAACGCGAAAGTTCTCACGATTGGTATGACAAGGCAAACTTAGAATGGAGACCTTTCGATATTTGGATTCCTAGCTGGGTAAATAAGTTTGAGGATTTTCTTAATAAAGATAAGAATCAACAATTAGCTAATCGATATTATGGTAATGTCAATGAAAAAGTAGAAGAAGCGCGTTCTTTGAGAGAAATTGCATCAGCTAGTAAGCCATCAGGATTTGTGGCTTATATCTATGCTGATGGTAACAATATGGGTGGTTATATTCGTCAAAAAATTAAAACACCACAAGATTATCGACTTTTTAGTGAAGATATTTTTGAGGCTACAGAGCAATCTGTTTACAAAGCTTTAGCTCAATATTTACATCCTTATCAATATACACCTGATGCTAAATCTAGCAGAACTAACAAAGAACCTGTTTGGATTCATCCTTTTGAAATTATTACTATTGGTGGTGATGATGTATTGCTAGTCGTTCCAGCAAATAAGGCTTTAGAAATTTCTAAAGCTATTGGTGATGAGTTTGAAGAACATTTGTGGAGGACTGGCCGTTATTCATTAGAGCCAACAACACCTAATTTATTAGCTCATCGCTACACCACAGAGAATGTACCGCCAGTTTCAAAATGCCTGTTGAGTATGTCAACTGGGGTATTGATTACAGCACAGGATACGCCAATTTATTATGCAGACAAACTGGTAAGTCAACTACTAAAATCGGCAAAGAAGTATGCGAAGGAATTAAAGAAAGACCACAAATATTATGGTGGAACAGTTGATTTTTTGGTGATGAAAGCTGTAACGATGATTTCCTCGAATATTAAGGAGTTTCGAGAACAGGGATTAATCAAAAATAAAGATGGAGAATCTAAGTTAAAGCTGTATGCTTCTCCCTACACCTTATATGAATTGGGAGGACTTATAGAAACTGCTAAAGCATTTAAAAAAGCCGAATTTCCCCGTTCTCAACTTTACCAAATTCGCAGTTTACTAGAACGAGGTAAGCGTACAGCTATCCTTAACTATCGTTATTTTCGGATTCGACTAACTAATGAAGCAGCTAAACAAGAATTAAAAGATAAATTTGAATCGGCTTGGTGTGATGCACTTACAAATAATGGGAATATAGCACCTTGGTTATCTGATATTGCTAGTATTCGCCGTAACTTATTACTACTAATTTTCCTAGAGGCTTTACCTCCAGAAGAATTCCGAACGCACTATGTAGTTCTAACTTTGCTCAAAAAATATACTTATGAAACCATTTGGCGAGAATTAGTTGATTTGTATCCATTTATTGCTGAAGAAACAGAATCTCTTACCGAAAAAGCAACTACACCAGAGGTAAGTTAA